The following proteins are encoded in a genomic region of Pyxicephalus adspersus chromosome 9, UCB_Pads_2.0, whole genome shotgun sequence:
- the ACSF3 gene encoding malonate--CoA ligase ACSF3, mitochondrial isoform X1, with amino-acid sequence MAARYRFLVRQLRLCYLRIPLCSNYTQISSHGQAWGPVFYKAPKYGNRIALVDQHGEHSYQDLYRRSCALSKQITSLLGNPSNEAPPERVSFLCPNDSSYVVCQWAAWMSGAIGVPMYRNHPPPELEYILQDSQSALVLAETRYADVVSPLAEKLGIAKLVVPESAHFSQSGEVIEENAPEFDLNWKERGAMIIYTSGTTGRPKGVLSTHHNLGAMVTALVEEWAWTKTDRILHVLPLHHVHGVVNKLLCPLWVGATCVMLPEFCPQKVWEHFLSRDIPSINVFMAVPTIYSKLIEYYDRHLYSPHNKDFVRAVCQEKIRLMVSGSSALPVPILERWREMTGHTLLERYGMTEIGMALTNPLNERVPGSVGNPLPGVQVRIATEVAQKHGVSYTVLAEGDVDGTKVSSELQDKEGELQVRGPAVFKEYWNKEKETREAFTHDGWFKTGDTAMYKDGSYWILGRTSVDIIKSGGYKISALEVERHLLAHPSITDVAVIGAPDVTWGQRLSAIVKLRDGHTLTLTELKQWARAFMAPYCIPAELIQVEEIPRNQMGKINKKQLLSLFYLKQEVGNQNIPA; translated from the exons ATGGCTGCTAGGTATCGCTTCTTAGTACGCCAGCTAAGACTTTGCTATCTCCGTATACCCCTCTGCTCTAATTATACACAAATATCAAGCCATGGCCAAGCCTGGGGCCCGGTCTTTTATAAGGCACCAAAATATGGAAACAGAATAGCATTAGTTGACCAACATGGAGAGCACAGCTATCAAGATCTATATCGCAGGAGTTGTGCACTGTCCAAACAGATAACTTCCCTGTTGGGTAATCCAAGCAATGAAGCCCCCCCTGAACGAGTCTCTTTCCTTTGTCCTAATGACTCTTCCTATGTAGTGTGCCAGTGGGCAGCTTGGATGAGTGGTGCTATTGGTGTCCCCATGTATAGGAATCACCCACCTCCTGAGTTAGAGTACATCCTGCAGGACTCCCAGAGTGCTCTGGTACTGGCAGAGACAAGATACGCAGATGTCGTATCGCCTCTGGCTGAGAAGTTGGGCATTGCAAAGCTTGTTGTGCCAGAATCAGCACATTTCAGTCAGTCCGGTGAGGTAATAGAGGAAAATGCGCCTGAATTTGACCTGAACTGGAAAGAGAGGGGAGCCATGATTATTTACACCAGCGGGACCACAGGAAGACCAAAGGGAGTTCTCAGCACCCACCACAATTTAGGTGCTATG GTAACAGCTCTAGTAGAGGAGTGGGCATGGACTAAAACCGATCGCATCCTGCATGTGCTTCCTCTTCACCATGTTCATGGTGTGGTCAACAAACTGCTTTGTCCTCTGTGGGTAGGGGCCACTTGTGTCATGCTTCCTGAGTTCTGCCCACAAAAG GTTTGGGAACATTTTCTTAGCAGAGACATTCCTTCTATCAATGTTTTCATGGCTGTTCCTACCATCTACAGTAAACTGATTGAATACTATGATCGCCATTTATATAGCCCACACAATAAAGACTTTGTACGAGCAGTATGCCAGGAGAAAATCAG ATTAATGGTATCTGGTTCCTCTGCTTTGCCTGTGCCAATTCTGGAGCGATGGCGGGAGATGACTGGTCACACACTTCTGGAGAGATATGGCATGACGGAAATTGGCATGGCTTTAACCAACCCACTAAATGAACGAGTGCCAG GATCAGTGGGTAACCCCTTACCTGGGGTACAAGTCCGGATCGCCACTGAGGTGGCTCAAAAACATGGCGTGTCCTACACTGTCCTTGCTGAAGGAGATGTTGATGGAACCAAG gtctcttCGGAATTGCAGGACAAAGAAGGGGAATTGCAGGTACGTGGGCCAGCTGTGTTCAAGGAATACTGGAATAAGGAGAAGGAAACAAGAGAGGCGTTTACCCACGATGGCTGGTTCAAAACAG GGGACACCGCTATGTATAAAGATGGATCATATTGGATCCTTGGCCGAACCTCTGTAGACATCATAAAGAGCGGAGGGTACAAAATAAGTGCTTTAGAAGTGGAGCGTCACCTTTTGGCACATCCAAGCATTACAG ATGTGGCTGTCATTGGAGCACCGGATGTCACTTGGGGACAACGCTTGTCAGCCATTGTAAAGCTTCGAGACGGGCATACTCTTACTTTGACAGAACTAAAGCAGTGGGCAAG GGCATTCATGGCCCCGTACTGCATTCCTGCTGAGCTCATCCAAGTGGAAGAAATTCCCCGAAACCAGATgggaaaaatcaataaaaagcaaCTGCTGTCTCTGTTCTATCTCAAGCAAGAAGTGGGGAATCAGAATATACCTGCCTGA
- the ACSF3 gene encoding malonate--CoA ligase ACSF3, mitochondrial isoform X2, protein MAARYRFLVRQLRLCYLRIPLCSNYTQISSHGQAWGPVFYKAPKYGNRIALVDQHGEHSYQDLYRRSCALSKQITSLLGNPSNEAPPERVSFLCPNDSSYVVCQWAAWMSGAIGVPMYRNHPPPELEYILQDSQSALVLAETRYADVVSPLAEKLGIAKLVVPESAHFSQSGEVIEENAPEFDLNWKERGAMIIYTSGTTGRPKGVLSTHHNLGAMVTALVEEWAWTKTDRILHVLPLHHVHGVVNKLLCPLWVGATCVMLPEFCPQKVWEHFLSRDIPSINVFMAVPTIYSKLIEYYDRHLYSPHNKDFVRAVCQEKIRLMVSGSSALPVPILERWREMTGHTLLERYGMTEIGMALTNPLNERVPGSVGNPLPGVQVRIATEVAQKHGVSYTVLAEGDVDGTKVSSELQDKEGELQVRGPAVFKEYWNKEKETREAFTHDGWFKTGTCQSEMKQPMLIFFCIRQTSPALQWVLSLSQ, encoded by the exons ATGGCTGCTAGGTATCGCTTCTTAGTACGCCAGCTAAGACTTTGCTATCTCCGTATACCCCTCTGCTCTAATTATACACAAATATCAAGCCATGGCCAAGCCTGGGGCCCGGTCTTTTATAAGGCACCAAAATATGGAAACAGAATAGCATTAGTTGACCAACATGGAGAGCACAGCTATCAAGATCTATATCGCAGGAGTTGTGCACTGTCCAAACAGATAACTTCCCTGTTGGGTAATCCAAGCAATGAAGCCCCCCCTGAACGAGTCTCTTTCCTTTGTCCTAATGACTCTTCCTATGTAGTGTGCCAGTGGGCAGCTTGGATGAGTGGTGCTATTGGTGTCCCCATGTATAGGAATCACCCACCTCCTGAGTTAGAGTACATCCTGCAGGACTCCCAGAGTGCTCTGGTACTGGCAGAGACAAGATACGCAGATGTCGTATCGCCTCTGGCTGAGAAGTTGGGCATTGCAAAGCTTGTTGTGCCAGAATCAGCACATTTCAGTCAGTCCGGTGAGGTAATAGAGGAAAATGCGCCTGAATTTGACCTGAACTGGAAAGAGAGGGGAGCCATGATTATTTACACCAGCGGGACCACAGGAAGACCAAAGGGAGTTCTCAGCACCCACCACAATTTAGGTGCTATG GTAACAGCTCTAGTAGAGGAGTGGGCATGGACTAAAACCGATCGCATCCTGCATGTGCTTCCTCTTCACCATGTTCATGGTGTGGTCAACAAACTGCTTTGTCCTCTGTGGGTAGGGGCCACTTGTGTCATGCTTCCTGAGTTCTGCCCACAAAAG GTTTGGGAACATTTTCTTAGCAGAGACATTCCTTCTATCAATGTTTTCATGGCTGTTCCTACCATCTACAGTAAACTGATTGAATACTATGATCGCCATTTATATAGCCCACACAATAAAGACTTTGTACGAGCAGTATGCCAGGAGAAAATCAG ATTAATGGTATCTGGTTCCTCTGCTTTGCCTGTGCCAATTCTGGAGCGATGGCGGGAGATGACTGGTCACACACTTCTGGAGAGATATGGCATGACGGAAATTGGCATGGCTTTAACCAACCCACTAAATGAACGAGTGCCAG GATCAGTGGGTAACCCCTTACCTGGGGTACAAGTCCGGATCGCCACTGAGGTGGCTCAAAAACATGGCGTGTCCTACACTGTCCTTGCTGAAGGAGATGTTGATGGAACCAAG gtctcttCGGAATTGCAGGACAAAGAAGGGGAATTGCAGGTACGTGGGCCAGCTGTGTTCAAGGAATACTGGAATAAGGAGAAGGAAACAAGAGAGGCGTTTACCCACGATGGCTGGTTCAAAACAG GTACATGCCAATCAGAAATGAAACAGCCCAtgcttatttttttctgcattcgtCAGACTAGTCCAGCGCTGCAATGGGTCCTTTCTCTTAGCCAGTGA